The Mesoterricola silvestris sequence GTGACCCTGGAGGGGGTGGCCGCCGTGGTGGACTCCGGCCTGGGGCGGGAGGCCTTCCATTCGCCCTGGTCGGGCCTGCCGGGCCTGCGCACCACGCGCATCAGCCAGGCCCGCTGCGCGCAGCGGTCGGGGCGGGCCGGGCGCACCGGGCCGGGGCTCTGCCTGCGGCTCTTCACCCTGGCCGAATTCAACGCGAGGCCCGCCTTCGACAGCCCCGAACTCCTGCGCACGGACCTGGCGGAACCCCTCCTGGCCCTGGCGGACCTGGGCATCGGCCCGGAACTGGAGTGGTTCGAAGCGCCCCCCGCCCCGGCCCTGGAGGCCGCCGGCAAGCTCCTGGGCGGCCTGGGGGCCCTGGAGGACGGACGCATCACGGCCCTGGGCCGGCGCATGGCCAAGCTGCCCCTGCACCCGCGCCTGGCCCGGCTCGTCATCGCCGGCGAGGACCTGGGCATCCCCCACCTCGCCCGGTTGGGGGCCACCCTCCTGGAAACCGGGGACCTGGGCGCCCGCCAGGACCTGGGCCCCCGGGGCGCCCCCCAGGGCCATGCCCTGGATTCCGACCTCCTGGCGCGCATCGACCAGTACCTGGAACCCGCGGGCGCCGACCCCGCGGCCCTGCGCCAGGCGCGCCTGGCCTTCAAGGCCCTGGGGGGCGGCGTCCCGGAGGAGGACGAGGAGGCCCTGCTCCGGGCCCTGGTGACGGCCTACCGCGACCGCATCGCCCGGGTGGGCGGGAACGGCACCTGCACCCTGGTGGGCGGGGGCGGGGCGCGCCTCGCCCCCCGGTGCCGGGTGCGCCGGGCGGAGTGGATCCTGGCCCTGGAGGCCGACGGCGTGGGCGGGCAGGTCCAGGTGCAGGCCGCCTCGCGCCTGGAGCCGGACTGGCTCCTGGACGCCTATCCGGATTCCATCCGCGACACCGAGGAACTGGCCTTCAACGAAGGCACGGGAAGGGTGGATCTCCATTCCCGGCTCTGGTTCGAGGACCTGCCGCTCATGGAGAGCCGCCGCCCCGCACCCCCGGGGCACCCCGGCGCGGCCCAGGTGCTGGCCCGGGCCGCCACGGGGGCCGCGGGCCTGGAAGGCCTCCTGCCCCGGGCGGCCTTCCTGGCCCGGCTGAGGCCCGACCTGGGCATCCCCGCCGAGGCCGAGCTGCGCGAGGCCCTTCTCACCGCCGCCTGCGAGGGCCTGGCCAGCCTGAAGGAA is a genomic window containing:
- the hrpB gene encoding ATP-dependent helicase HrpB, encoding MTLSPLPIDPFLPAILRALGERGCLVLGAEPGAGKTTRVPRALLDAGMLDAGECWVLEPRRLAARLAAARVAAELGEPLGGAVGYAVRFEQKASRATRVRFVTEGLLLRRLQDDPALRGISTVLLDEFHERHLQTDLAITLLRRLRAGARPDLRLGVMSATLDPGPIAAFLGAPALACAGRQWPVEIRHAQRPDSAPLEEQVASAVDRLYRDGLKGHTLVFLPGAAEIRRCLRSCARAAQAHGLRLLPLHGSLSFEAQQEAVAPSEAFKVILSTNVAESSVTLEGVAAVVDSGLGREAFHSPWSGLPGLRTTRISQARCAQRSGRAGRTGPGLCLRLFTLAEFNARPAFDSPELLRTDLAEPLLALADLGIGPELEWFEAPPAPALEAAGKLLGGLGALEDGRITALGRRMAKLPLHPRLARLVIAGEDLGIPHLARLGATLLETGDLGARQDLGPRGAPQGHALDSDLLARIDQYLEPAGADPAALRQARLAFKALGGGVPEEDEEALLRALVTAYRDRIARVGGNGTCTLVGGGGARLAPRCRVRRAEWILALEADGVGGQVQVQAASRLEPDWLLDAYPDSIRDTEELAFNEGTGRVDLHSRLWFEDLPLMESRRPAPPGHPGAAQVLARAATGAAGLEGLLPRAAFLARLRPDLGIPAEAELREALLTAACEGLASLKELEAADWPGAVRRALGAETARLLDAWAPEWIQIPRRRLRVNYGEGTPWVASRLQDFAGLKKGPAIGGGEVPLVLHLLAPNNRAVQVTTDLAGFWQRVYRELRPGLSRRYPKHHWPEV